The Acetonema longum DSM 6540 DNA segment GTACCTGGCCTGCTGCCGCCAAGGGCATAGCAACTGCAATCCCGGCGCCGACGCTCTGCTTGCCGGCAATCACCAGAATGGTGGAGACGACCGATGCTAATGCCGCGTCCGGCGCCATGGCCGCGCCGATGTTCATCCAGCCTAGCGCAATCATTTCCAGAGTGCCGCCAATGATAATTCCGGTTGTCACATCCCCCAGAATCAATCCAATTAAAGTACAAGCAATAAGCGGCCTGTGGGTTTGAAACTCATCCAGTACACTCCCCATGCCGCAAATGCAGGACACGATAAAAATGAGAACAATTTGGATACCGCTAAGTTCCATAACAAACTCCTCCTTTATATTGGTTGTGTTCTATTTAATGTCCGCCGCCTAAAACAGACATTAAATCCTCTTTGGAATCGGATGTCACCTTTCTGATTTCCAGTTCCACCCCACGGTTGTGCAGTGCCTGAAACGCCTGAACATCCTGTTCGTTAACCGAAATAGCCTTGGTGATCTGCCTTTTTCCCTCCCTGAAACTCATGCCGCCGATATTGACGCTTTTGATGCCGACGCCGCCCTCGACCAGCCGCAGGACATCGGTGGGGTTGGTGAATAACAGCAAAGCGCGGGTTTCGGCATATTTAGGATTCTTATAGACCCGGATCGCCTTGTCGATATCCACTACACTGGCCGTAATTCCGGGCGGGGCTACCTGAATAAGCAACGTTTTTCGAATGGGGTCCTGCGATATTTCATCATTGCAGACGATCATTCTTTCACACTTTGTTTCCTTAGCCCAGGTAGTCACCACCTGTCCATGGATTAATCGGTCGTCAATTCTGGCTAAAACAATGTTCATAATTATAATTCCTCCTTATCGCGATCCTCTGCACTGATCGGCTCAAACGCACGGACTCCTTCTTTGCCGGCTCTTTGTGCAACCTGTTTCGCCTCCTCCAGGGTAAGAGACGGTGAACTTAAAATCTCCAAAAGCATCGGCATATTCAGTCCGGCCACGATAGCGGCGTTTCCCGTTTCCAGGGAAAGACGGCAGGCTGCATTGTACGGACTTCCTGCAAACAGATCGGTCATAAAGATGACGCCATCCCTTAAATCCAGCATCTTTAAAACGGCTCTGTATTTATCCACTAATGTATCCGCACTTTCACCCACATCAAATGTCACGGCTGCAACATTGTCCCTGCTGCCGCAGATCATCTCACACGATTTGAGGATTGCCTGCGAAAAATGACCATGAGAACTTAGCACAACAGCTATCATATTTATCCTCCTAACACAAATGCATTGCTCTTCCTGCCAATACTTGTGCAAGCAGCATGCCAATAGCTTGTATCGAAAGCCGGCTTTCCGGTAATATCACAGTAAAATGCGCTAACATCGGTACGATTTGATACACTGTTTGTTTTTTTAATACACTTATCCGGAAAAATTACCAAGAAGAATATCCTCTTTTTAAAACAAAAAAGGCGATTCTTCCTGCACCAGGCACGAAGAATCGCTAAAATCCGTCATGAGATGTGTAATGACAATCCTATAATATCTCGGCAATAAACAATATCTCATCTTCCGTTAATTCAATACCGATCCTGTTTTTGAAGACCTGCGCCGACCGCTTTACACCTTGCACATGTTCGGGGGGTATACTGTCTTTATCGCCTCTATAAACCAGCCCGTCCTGAATGACCATCCGTTCCAGGGCACAACCGCAATGGATCATCAGCTTGATTTCCATGGTATTGGTAAATTCCCGCTTCAGGGATTTTTTTAATACACTTAAAAATTCTTCTAATACACTAATAATTTTAGCCGGATTCAAATAGGTTAAAAACTCTTTCATACTGTCTTCAGCTAGATTTTTCACAACAATGTTCTGTTTCTTTTCCACTACGGAAAAATGATTCCGGATAATATTCTTGAGAGTTGTTTCACCACGGCTGTTGATCAGGTTCTCCAGCGGCACGAATGGAGCATCAATCCCGGGATTGACAATTCCCACCGATGCCAGGATTTTATGCTTCTGCTGGATTTTTTCCGCATTCTCCCTGACATTTTTACTGCTTAGCGGAATGACTTCAATATGCTCGTCCACCATATTGTCCAAAATATCTTCTACCAGTTCCTTCAATCTGATCGCCGTACCTTCGCCGGAGGCGCAAATGGTTAAAATGACGCCTTCGTTTTTATGGGGGCAGTTCTTCTTCCGGCTGCCGTACCCCTGGAAATTCTGCAGCGAAGTATAGATATCATCCAAATCCTGGCCGAACTCGTTCACCTTCCGGGCCGCTTCCAGCAACAGCGGCGTCGATACCATATCCAGCGTACGCACTTTAACGCGACACTTTGCCGCAATCACATCTTCAAAATTGGTCAGGGAGCCCATATCCACAAGCAGCAATATTCCTTTGAGATCGTGATTAATTTCCTGGACGGACTGGATGATCTTGTCCAGTATATCCTTGGGGCTCGCCTCCAGCGGCATATCCACTGCCGCAATATTGTCATAGCCAAGCAATTTTTGCACTGCATCCACCATGGAACTGGCTGTACTGTTGCCGTGGGCGGCAACGATGACGGCAATTTGCCCGCTTTGGTCAATTTCATGGACCGAACTTAACAGCAGCGTGAAATACTCCAGCTCCTCCTTGGGGATTTCTACGCTATAGTTATCTTCAATGATACCCTTTATTTCCAGAGCCACTTGATACTCGTCGGGATAATCCCGGACAGCGCTTTCGATATTGGCATACTGCAGGGCCTGATTGCTTTCCAGCCTGCGCAGCAAAGCGCTCAGGTGCAGGCTTAACGCGTAGAGAAACCGGTCCTGATAATCCCGTTTTAGCCGCTGCTTGGCCAGCAGTTGGATTTCCTCCGCCAGTTCCAGCAGCTTGCGGTCCACTATTTTCAATATTCTCTGACGGGTGCTCAAATGGGTATTGAACTTATTATAGAATGATTTGATATGCAGATTGATATCAGCCATAATAAAATTTTTGATCAGCTCGTCCGGCACGCCCTCCGCCTTGAGCATGGCGGCCTTGCCTTCAATAATTTTATACAAATTAAACGGCGGTTCATATGGATCATCCTCGGCCAGCACCTTATATTCCTGATGGCTTACTATAATTTGTTCATCGATATACTGATCCAGTTCGATCATTTCCTGCCGCCTGGCTCCCAGGGTCAGCAAGCCGCTTTTAAAATGCTCCGGCAGCGACTTAAAATCAATCTCGATATAATTTCTATGGATTCCGTTTACAAACGCTGTGGCGCAAACCAACTGAATGTTGGATTTTAACTGTCCGATATTACCGTAGGATACACTGGCAATTAACGCTTTGACCGCTTCGGACATGATCCTGATCGGTTTATTCACCCGGTGCGCTTCATTGGTAAGCAGGAATTTAAGGATGTCCACCTGCTCCTGCGTAGGACGCTGCTGCAGGGGAGGAAGGGTAATCACAATCGGGATGCGCCGGACAAAGGTCTTAATCAATGACGAAGTATGTTCTTCCGTGGTTGCCCCGATGATCAGCACCCTGGCCCGGCGTTTGCGGTCCGTTTCCCCCAGTTTATTAAAAGTCCCGGTATCCATAAAGTAAAAGATCATTTCCTGGCCTTCCGGCGGCAGGCGATGGATTTCATCTAAAAATAAAATTCCGCCGTTTGCCTCTTCCACCAACCCCTGCTTGTCGGTGTCCGCTCCGGTAAAAGCTCCCTTGACGTGGCCAAAAATATGGGATACTAGCAGCTGCGGATTATGATAGTAATCGGCACAGTTGAATACCTTGAAGGGGGCATTCTCCTTGAGTCTTTCACAAAATTTTCCGTAGTTGTACATCATATTGACGAACAGGGTTTTGCCTACGCCGGTTTGCCCGACAATTAAAGTATGCAGCCCGTTGGGAGGATATAAGATCGCCGCTTTAGCCTGCTCCACCGGGCCCTTTAAGCTGCCATTGACTCCGATCAAATGCTTGAAGGGATTCGTGTCAAAAAAAACATCTTCATGATCACCAAAAATTTCTTTCAGACTGCCAACTTCCAGCGGTTCCGGCCCAAGCTTCTTCCCGCACAGCCGCTCCAGGGTTTCTTTATCAAAGTACAGAACCGGCCTGCCCTTGATTTTAATAATTTTGCCCATCTTAAACAACACATTCAGTTCCATGCTGACATTGTTCCGTAAAATGCCCAGCCGTTCAGAAATGCCGGAAGCATCCACCCCCGCCGCTCCTGCCAGTTGTTCCAGGGTATACTCGCCCGACCGTTCGCAAATATAGTTATAAATTTTCTCAATTCGCTTCATCCGGATTCACTTCCCTTCGAAAACACGGGGACAGGGATTCTGTTCCGTTAAATCGTGTCGCAGGCTCATGGATTTTATTCTTTATCAATATTCACATTTTGTCAACCGCTTTTGCAGGCGTGGCTAGGAGTACAACAAGCAGGGAGCGACAAATGACAAAAACTCCTGCACATACCAGACATTTTGCAGGAGCTTTGATATCCTGTTCACTCTGCTTGCGTACTAAGCCAGCTTCACCATTACCAATAAAGGCATCGGGAGAACGGCAGGCGATTACCAGTCCCGTCCGGGTGAGGTCCATGCCGGGATTAAATAGAGGAAGAGCCTGACCGTTAAAGCGATCAGGCCCTTTTATGATAGGAATTTACAAGCGAATTGTTAACAGTCCCCAAGCGTGAAATATACAATACGCATATAATCTTTATAGGCTTGAATATCCAGCGAGAGCCGCAGACAACCTTTATGTTCCCTGTGCTTTTGCAGCAGCTCATTCTGAAGAGAATACTGTTTGTTAATATTTTCTTTCTTTCCGTCCGGGTGCAACAGATTAACCGCTCCACTACACTCGTTTACTGTCTGTAAAAAGTTTTTCATGTTAAAAACACTTAGCTTTACCATTGCATACCCTCCATTCAAAAACGGTTATTGTGTGGTGATTGCAATAAGTTGTGCTTCTTTTCGATTGCTCCATCACCTTATGGATATCATTATAGTGCAATCTTTTCGGAATAAATATCCTGTTTCTGCCTTTATATATCACTATTCCGCCACTTTTTACGATACTCTATGGGGGTGCAGCCGATATGCTCCCGAAAAACTTGCCCAAAATAGCTGCTGCTTCCCAATCCGCAGGCATGGCTGATACCTGTAATGGATTCCCGGCTTTCTGCCAGCATACTACACGCCATTTGCAACCGGTAACTTTTTATATATTCCGCAGGCGTCATATGCAGACAGTGCCGGAATGCCCGAAAGCACTCACGTTCACTGGAAAAAGCAGCGGCGGCAATTTCCGCGATTGAGATTTTCTCTGCATAATGTTCGTGAATATAGATCATCATCAATTTTATCTTATCATTTATCTTGTTATAATGTCCCTTTTTCTCCAATGAAGAAAGAGACATAGTAAGAAGATGAAGCCATATGTCAGACAATATTGCACGAAGTTTCATTTCATATCCGAAATCACTTTCGGAAAGGTTGAAAGATTCATGAATTTTATTCAATAATTGAATCTGCGCCAAATGATCGGGATACAGTGCGATGATCTCTATCTGTGGAGCTGCAATGATTGGCGTTATATATCTTTGTTCCATCCGGCTTCCTTGCTTGCCTGCTATAAAAGAGGTATCAAATATATGTAGAAATTGGACCGTGTTCATACTATCCTGCGCCCTTGTCATATGCAGTATATTAGAATTGATAAGTCCACCCGAACCTGCCGGAAATACCGTTTTTCCCTTTGATGTATAGTATTCCAACACACCGCTTTGCAAATAGAACAATTCAACCTCTTTATGCCAGTGCCATGGTACAAAGCATCCTGTGAACTTATCTAATTCAACGCGGGATGCAATATACGGGAAGTCCGGCGTAAGATCAGATAATAGCTCTTGCTTGGTCCCGTTCTGAAATTTTATATCGTGAATATCTTTCAAAGGTCCGACACCTCCTTCTTGCCTATTTTATCATACTTGAATGACCAAGCGTCCTGTTTCTCGATTCTGGCGATGCAGTTCGGATTTTCGCCGCCAGAGAGGATCGCGGGTGTGCAGAGGGATGATTCGAATCTATTTTATCTGTGTGATCCTGAAAGTATCATTTTGATACTAAAAAACTGTCGTAATCGTTTATCCTCATAATAGAAAGCCTGCTGAGCCGACATTCCTCCAAATTCCCTATCATTGGCATGAAATTTGCAATTACTGATCAGCAGAGATCATTTTTGAGAGGAGCAGGGTTATGGCACAGGGGATTGAATGGATAGCGAATCCTATGAAACGAACGGATGGACCGATGGCATCCGTCGAATTTTTGAGCAAGCAGGAAATAGGCAAGGTGCGGAATTTTCACAAGAGCTTTTCAGAGTATCAGGAGACGCCGCTGCGTAGTTTGGATACGCTGGCCGGCGTACTGGGCGTTGCCGGAGTATATGTAAAAGACGAATCGTACCGCTTTGGGTTAAATGCGTTTAAGGTGCTGGGCAGTTCTTATGCTATAGGAAAGCACCTGGCGAAAAAACTGGGCAAGGATATCAGTGCAGTATCTTTTGCTGATTTAGTTTCCCCCCATGTTAAACAGCAACTGGGCGATATCACCTTTACAACGGCTACTGACGGCAATCATGGCCGGGGATTGGCCTGGACGGCCAACCGTCTGCAGCAGAAGTCGGTTGTATATATGCCAAAGGGGTCTTCGGTTAAACGCTTGAATGCTATTAAAGGGGAAGGCGCTGAAGCCTATATTACGGAATACAACTATGATGACGCAGTGAGGTTGTCAGCGTCGCAAGCGCAGAAACACGGCTGGGTCATCGTGCAGGATACGGCCTGGGAGGGATATGAGGATATCCCGGCCTGGATTATGCAGGGCTATGGCACTATGGCGGCTGAAGCCCTGGACCAGTTAAACCGGATGGAGGTTGAAAGACCGACCCATATTTTCGTGCAGGCGGGGGTAGGTTCCCTGGCCGGCGCTGTACAAGGATTTTTCGCCTCGGTATTTCAGAAGAACCGGCCCATTACCGTGATTGTGGAAGCTGACCGGGCCGCCTGTCTGTATAAATCGGCTCAAGTCGGCGACGGCGAGCCCCAGTTCGTCGGCGGTGATATGGATACCATCATGGCCGGACTGGCTTGCGGTGAACCGAATACCATTAGCTGGGAGATACTTCGGGATTACAGCGATTTGTTTGTCTCCTGCTCTGACTGGGTGACGGCCCTGGGTATGCGGCTGCTCAGCAGCCCGGCCGGCTCTGATCCCCGGATTATTTCCGGTGAATCAGGCGCGGTCACCAGTGGTTTGCTGCATCTGATTATGCGGGAGAAGGGGCTGGAGTCTCTGCGAGAGAAACTGGAATTGGATCGGAATTCCCGTGTTTTATTGTTCAGCACGGAAGGCGACACCGATCCTGAAAAATACGCCAGTATTGTCTGGGGCGGAGAGTATCCGGCGCCGCAATCGATTTAAACAAGGAGCGTGCCATTCGGTTCATGCAGCCGGCGGCCCGCTTTTTTGCACATGAGGAAAATCTCCGTCCAGGCTGACAGGATATATTTACCATAGAGACGAAATGATCAGTTGAGGAAGGGGATGATTCCATGTACTGCCTGCGTGATATCCAGGACACGGTACAGCAAACCGCCGAAGCGATTGCGGAGGTGTTAAAGATTGAAGTTGAAATCGCCGACTACAACATGGTGCGGGTAGCTGGAACCGGGAAATACCGCGACCGGTGCGGCCATGTGATGGACGAAGGCTTTGTCTACCGCCATGTCTTAAAGACGGGGAAAGCCATGATTATCCAAAATCCCGGCAGTCACGAATTGTGCGGCCCCTGCCCCCACTGCGGTAATTGTGTTGAAAATGCCGAGGTGGCATCACCCATTCAAGCGGAAGGCAAAACCATCGGGGTCATCGGACTCATCAGTTTTGATGAAGAACAAGCCCGGCGGCTGCTGGACAATACAGAATCCCTGCTCCGGTACCTGGAGAAAATGTCTGAGCTGATCGCCGGTAAAATTGTCGAAAGCCACCGGAACCGTCAGCGGGAAGTCCTGACCAATCAGCTCATGACGGTGGTCAATTTGCTGCATGACGGAATTTTAGTAGTGAATGAATATAAACAAATCACGAATTGCAATATTGTAGCCAGAAAATTGTTGAACATGTCTGAGGGGCAGGAAACTTCGCTAGATGACATAGTCGACAGTAAAAAAATTTGGAAGGTTGTTGGGAAAGACGGCAAATTTTCCGGCCAGGTGAACGGAAAGCGGGTTCCCGGCCAGTTGTTCTGCGATGCTTTCGCTATCAATACCAAAGGGCAGGCGGAAGGCGCAGTGATCGTCCTGAAAGACCCTCAGCAGATCAAAAAGCTGGTGAAGGATGCGACTGTCAGTGAAATCCAAACCGACTTTTCACAGATTTTAGGTGAAAGTCAGCGGATGAAAGATTTGAAGGAAATGGCGTTCCGCGTCGCCCAGAGCAATTCTACCCTGCTGATCCAGGGGGAAAGCGGCACCGGCAAGGAACTGTTCGCCCGGGCCGTGCATCAAAGCAGCAAGCGCAAAACCCATTCCTTTATCGCCATTAACTGCGGGGCGATTCCCGAGAACCTGCTGGAAAGCGAATTGTTCGGCTATGAGGAAGGGGCTTTTACCGGCGCCCAGCGAGGCGGCAAACTGGGTAAATTTGAACTGGCCCATCATGGCACTGTTTTTTTGGACGAAATCGGCGACATGCCGCTGCACCTGCAGGTTAAACTCTTGCGGGTCCTGCAGGAACGCCGGGTGGAACGCATTGGCGGCACCCGCTCCATTCCCATTGATGTCCGGGTCATTGCCGCCACTAACCGGGATTTGGAACAACTGATGGCCACGGGAGAATTCAGGGAGGATTTGTATTACCGGCTGCATGTGATCCCTCTGTTCATACCGCCCCTCAGGGAGCGTAAAGAGGATATTCCCCTGTTGGTCCGCTCTTTTGTAGAATACTACAGCAAACTGGTGGGCAAGGAAATCGCAGCGACGACTCCGGAGGCCATCCACATCTTGTCCCGGTACTCCTGGCCGGGGAATGTGCGGGAATTAGGGAATATCATTGAATATGCGGTGACCATGGCGGCAGGCGACACCATTACGGCCGACATTTTGCCGAAACGGATTAAAGCGCCTCTCCAGCAAGGCGTTAAGCATCACTCCCTCAATCTGGAGGAGTTGGAACGGAAGGCTATCGCTGAGGCGCTGGAGATAGCCAGCGAGTCGGGCAATAAAGAAAAAGCCGCTGAAATCCTGGGAATCGGCCGGGCGACGCTTTACCGGAAAATAAAAGCCTATAAAATTTTGGAAAAGAAAACTTTTTTCTAAGGAATATGTCGATAGATACTGAGTCCAGCGGAAGACAGCCGTAAAATCCGACAAAATAATTGAAAATTCAAATAAATTTTACTGCTTACAAAAGAGGGGGAGACATAGAGTCTCACATTGATACTTAAACACTCATTATAAGATAAACTGGAGCCTGCTGGAAGTATGTATAGTATGAGGATATTATCATTTTGAGACTGCCGGATAACCAGAATAAACCGGGAAGTTATAAAAATCAGGCTCATAATCGCAAATAACGGGTCGGTTTAACTTGGCACGATTGTTGCAATATAAGATGGCAACAGGTCTGGACTCTGATTATCTGAACGCTGGCCTGGACCGAACGCAGATATGCAAAATTGAATTCCGAGAGAAAGGGGATGCAACATTGGAGAGCAATTTTCCCAAGGTATTGGAACTGGCCAAAAAGTATGAACCCGAGATGACCAGGTTCTTACGGGATATGATCGCGATTCCCAGCGAAAGCTGCCAGGAAGAAAAAGTGATTCTACGCATCAAAGCAGAAATGGAAAAAGCAGGATTTGATAAAGTGACCATTGATCCCATGGGGAACATCCTGGGAACGATCGGCCACGGCAAGCATCTGATCGCCATGGACGCTCATATCGACACGGTCGGCGTGGGCAATCCGGACAATTGGCAATATGATCCCTACAAAGGCCATGAAGACAACGAAGTGATTATCGGCCGGGGCGGCAGTGACCAGGAAGGCGGCATGGCCTCCATGGTGTATGCCGGCAAGATCATCAAGGAATTAGGCCTGGAGGATGATTACACGCTGGCAGTAGTAGGCTCGATCCAGGAAGAAGATTGCGACGGCCTGTGCTGGCAGTATATCCTCAAAGAGGATATACTGAAGCCCGAATTCGTGGTGATCACGGAACCGACTGACGGCAAGATCTACCGGGGCCACCGGGGCCGGATGGAAATCAAGGTGACCACCAAGGGAATCAGCTGCCACGGTTCGGCGCCGGAACGGGGCGACAATGCCATCTACAAAATGGCCCCCATCCTGAGCGAGCTCAGAGCGCTTCATCCCAATCTCAAAGACCATCCTTTCCTGGGCAAAGGCAGCCTGACTGTATCGGAAATTTTCCATACCTCTCCCTCCCGCTGCGCCGTGGCCGACAGCTGCTGGATTTCCATCGACCGCCGCCTGACAGCCGGTGAGAGCGGCGAATATGCCATGCAGCAGATCAAAAACCTGCCGGCGGTCAAAGCGGCCGGAGCGGAAGTGACCATGTACACTTACGAGCGTCCCTCCTATACCGGTCTGGTATATCCAACCGAATCCTATTTCCCTACCTGGCTCATCGAAGAAAACCATCCGGTTTGTTCCACCCTGACGGATACTTACCGGGGCCTGTTTAAAACAGAGCCGGTGCTGGATAAATGGACTTTCTCCACCAACGGGGTTTCCATTATGGGCCGGTACGGCATTCCCTGCATCGGTTTCGGCCCGGGACACGAAGACCAGGCTCACGCTCCCAATGAAAAGACCTGGAAGAAGGAACTGGTCCAGGCTGCGGCCATGTACGCCGTCATTCCGTCTCTGTATGTCCGCAGATACGCCGATAAAATGCCTTCCAATACCGAGAATTTGATGAAAATAGGTCAATAGTTTCTCATTAAATAAATTAGGGGGAATTTCATAATGCAATCTATTTTCCGCGGCCGTCATTTTATTAATTTGGAAGATTTCACCAAAGAAGAAGTGGATACCATACTTGAGGTTTCTTTAGACCTCAAGAAAAAATTTGCCATGGGCGAACCGACTCCCTATTTGCTGCACCAGTCGATGTTTCTGATGTTTTTCGAGCAATCCACCCGGACCCGGAACTCCATGGAAGCCGGCTTCGCTCAACTGGGCGGCCACGCGGGATTCCTTGATTCCAGCAGCATGCAGATTTCCCACGGGGAAAGCGCCAAAGACACCGCGATTATTCTGTCCCGTTTCGGTCATGCCATTGCCTGCCGCTACTGCAACTGGGGCTATGGCAACAAATACCTGAACGAAATGGCGAAATGGTCTAGCAAGCCGGTCATGAACCTCCAATGCGACTTGTATCATCCGTTCCAGGCCCTGGCTGACCTGATGACCATGAAAGAAAAAATCGGCGATCTGAAACGCGTAAAGATCTCCATCATCTGGGCCTACGCCGAGAGCCATAAGAAGCCGATCTCGGTGCCTGTATCCCAAGTGCTGCTGTTCCCCCGCTACGGCATGGACGTTACCCTGGCCCACCCCAAAGGCTGGGAACTGCCTGACTGGGTCATTGCCCAGGCCAAAGAGAACGCGGCAAAATACGGCGGCTCGGTGAAAGTCACCGATAACGAAGCCGAAGCTTACGCCGGCGCCCATATTGTCATTCCGAAAAACTGGGGCAACTGGGTGAACGACCAGACCGGTTTGGCCGCTGCCGGCGCCGTTGCGGTGGTGGATGACAAGCTGAAAGCCCACAAGGGCTGGAAGTGCACCGAAGCCAAGATGGTTGCCGCCGACAAAAACGTCATGTACATGCATGCCCTGCCGGCTGACCGGAACAACGAAGTGGAAGATTCCGTCATCGACGGTCCTCACTCCATCGTCTACGATGAAGCGGAAAACAGGCTCCATACCGCCAAAGCAGTTATGACCCTGTTAATGGGCGGCAGATAATCATGGGCAAAAAAGTCGTCATCGCCATTGGCGGCAATTCGCTGATTCAGGATGACAGCCGTCAGAAGGTAGA contains these protein-coding regions:
- a CDS encoding AraC family transcriptional regulator, whose amino-acid sequence is MKDIHDIKFQNGTKQELLSDLTPDFPYIASRVELDKFTGCFVPWHWHKEVELFYLQSGVLEYYTSKGKTVFPAGSGGLINSNILHMTRAQDSMNTVQFLHIFDTSFIAGKQGSRMEQRYITPIIAAPQIEIIALYPDHLAQIQLLNKIHESFNLSESDFGYEMKLRAILSDIWLHLLTMSLSSLEKKGHYNKINDKIKLMMIYIHEHYAEKISIAEIAAAAFSSERECFRAFRHCLHMTPAEYIKSYRLQMACSMLAESRESITGISHACGLGSSSYFGQVFREHIGCTPIEYRKKWRNSDI
- a CDS encoding ornithine carbamoyltransferase, translated to MQSIFRGRHFINLEDFTKEEVDTILEVSLDLKKKFAMGEPTPYLLHQSMFLMFFEQSTRTRNSMEAGFAQLGGHAGFLDSSSMQISHGESAKDTAIILSRFGHAIACRYCNWGYGNKYLNEMAKWSSKPVMNLQCDLYHPFQALADLMTMKEKIGDLKRVKISIIWAYAESHKKPISVPVSQVLLFPRYGMDVTLAHPKGWELPDWVIAQAKENAAKYGGSVKVTDNEAEAYAGAHIVIPKNWGNWVNDQTGLAAAGAVAVVDDKLKAHKGWKCTEAKMVAADKNVMYMHALPADRNNEVEDSVIDGPHSIVYDEAENRLHTAKAVMTLLMGGR
- a CDS encoding YgeY family selenium metabolism-linked hydrolase; protein product: MESNFPKVLELAKKYEPEMTRFLRDMIAIPSESCQEEKVILRIKAEMEKAGFDKVTIDPMGNILGTIGHGKHLIAMDAHIDTVGVGNPDNWQYDPYKGHEDNEVIIGRGGSDQEGGMASMVYAGKIIKELGLEDDYTLAVVGSIQEEDCDGLCWQYILKEDILKPEFVVITEPTDGKIYRGHRGRMEIKVTTKGISCHGSAPERGDNAIYKMAPILSELRALHPNLKDHPFLGKGSLTVSEIFHTSPSRCAVADSCWISIDRRLTAGESGEYAMQQIKNLPAVKAAGAEVTMYTYERPSYTGLVYPTESYFPTWLIEENHPVCSTLTDTYRGLFKTEPVLDKWTFSTNGVSIMGRYGIPCIGFGPGHEDQAHAPNEKTWKKELVQAAAMYAVIPSLYVRRYADKMPSNTENLMKIGQ
- a CDS encoding mannose/fructose/sorbose PTS transporter subunit IIB codes for the protein MNIVLARIDDRLIHGQVVTTWAKETKCERMIVCNDEISQDPIRKTLLIQVAPPGITASVVDIDKAIRVYKNPKYAETRALLLFTNPTDVLRLVEGGVGIKSVNIGGMSFREGKRQITKAISVNEQDVQAFQALHNRGVELEIRKVTSDSKEDLMSVLGGGH
- a CDS encoding PTS sugar transporter subunit IIA — translated: MIAVVLSSHGHFSQAILKSCEMICGSRDNVAAVTFDVGESADTLVDKYRAVLKMLDLRDGVIFMTDLFAGSPYNAACRLSLETGNAAIVAGLNMPMLLEILSSPSLTLEEAKQVAQRAGKEGVRAFEPISAEDRDKEEL
- the dpaL gene encoding diaminopropionate ammonia-lyase, which translates into the protein MAQGIEWIANPMKRTDGPMASVEFLSKQEIGKVRNFHKSFSEYQETPLRSLDTLAGVLGVAGVYVKDESYRFGLNAFKVLGSSYAIGKHLAKKLGKDISAVSFADLVSPHVKQQLGDITFTTATDGNHGRGLAWTANRLQQKSVVYMPKGSSVKRLNAIKGEGAEAYITEYNYDDAVRLSASQAQKHGWVIVQDTAWEGYEDIPAWIMQGYGTMAAEALDQLNRMEVERPTHIFVQAGVGSLAGAVQGFFASVFQKNRPITVIVEADRAACLYKSAQVGDGEPQFVGGDMDTIMAGLACGEPNTISWEILRDYSDLFVSCSDWVTALGMRLLSSPAGSDPRIISGESGAVTSGLLHLIMREKGLESLREKLELDRNSRVLLFSTEGDTDPEKYASIVWGGEYPAPQSI
- a CDS encoding sigma 54-interacting transcriptional regulator, translated to MYCLRDIQDTVQQTAEAIAEVLKIEVEIADYNMVRVAGTGKYRDRCGHVMDEGFVYRHVLKTGKAMIIQNPGSHELCGPCPHCGNCVENAEVASPIQAEGKTIGVIGLISFDEEQARRLLDNTESLLRYLEKMSELIAGKIVESHRNRQREVLTNQLMTVVNLLHDGILVVNEYKQITNCNIVARKLLNMSEGQETSLDDIVDSKKIWKVVGKDGKFSGQVNGKRVPGQLFCDAFAINTKGQAEGAVIVLKDPQQIKKLVKDATVSEIQTDFSQILGESQRMKDLKEMAFRVAQSNSTLLIQGESGTGKELFARAVHQSSKRKTHSFIAINCGAIPENLLESELFGYEEGAFTGAQRGGKLGKFELAHHGTVFLDEIGDMPLHLQVKLLRVLQERRVERIGGTRSIPIDVRVIAATNRDLEQLMATGEFREDLYYRLHVIPLFIPPLRERKEDIPLLVRSFVEYYSKLVGKEIAATTPEAIHILSRYSWPGNVRELGNIIEYAVTMAAGDTITADILPKRIKAPLQQGVKHHSLNLEELERKAIAEALEIASESGNKEKAAEILGIGRATLYRKIKAYKILEKKTFF
- a CDS encoding sigma-54-dependent transcriptional regulator, with the translated sequence MKRIEKIYNYICERSGEYTLEQLAGAAGVDASGISERLGILRNNVSMELNVLFKMGKIIKIKGRPVLYFDKETLERLCGKKLGPEPLEVGSLKEIFGDHEDVFFDTNPFKHLIGVNGSLKGPVEQAKAAILYPPNGLHTLIVGQTGVGKTLFVNMMYNYGKFCERLKENAPFKVFNCADYYHNPQLLVSHIFGHVKGAFTGADTDKQGLVEEANGGILFLDEIHRLPPEGQEMIFYFMDTGTFNKLGETDRKRRARVLIIGATTEEHTSSLIKTFVRRIPIVITLPPLQQRPTQEQVDILKFLLTNEAHRVNKPIRIMSEAVKALIASVSYGNIGQLKSNIQLVCATAFVNGIHRNYIEIDFKSLPEHFKSGLLTLGARRQEMIELDQYIDEQIIVSHQEYKVLAEDDPYEPPFNLYKIIEGKAAMLKAEGVPDELIKNFIMADINLHIKSFYNKFNTHLSTRQRILKIVDRKLLELAEEIQLLAKQRLKRDYQDRFLYALSLHLSALLRRLESNQALQYANIESAVRDYPDEYQVALEIKGIIEDNYSVEIPKEELEYFTLLLSSVHEIDQSGQIAVIVAAHGNSTASSMVDAVQKLLGYDNIAAVDMPLEASPKDILDKIIQSVQEINHDLKGILLLVDMGSLTNFEDVIAAKCRVKVRTLDMVSTPLLLEAARKVNEFGQDLDDIYTSLQNFQGYGSRKKNCPHKNEGVILTICASGEGTAIRLKELVEDILDNMVDEHIEVIPLSSKNVRENAEKIQQKHKILASVGIVNPGIDAPFVPLENLINSRGETTLKNIIRNHFSVVEKKQNIVVKNLAEDSMKEFLTYLNPAKIISVLEEFLSVLKKSLKREFTNTMEIKLMIHCGCALERMVIQDGLVYRGDKDSIPPEHVQGVKRSAQVFKNRIGIELTEDEILFIAEIL